A single window of Candidatus Schekmanbacteria bacterium DNA harbors:
- a CDS encoding NADH-quinone oxidoreductase subunit D, with product MPEKIKNSESEDFKTEEIIVNMGPQHPSTHGVLRLILTLDGEVVKDCEVVIGYLHRGVEKLCEQRDYRQNIVYTDRLDYVASMSNNLAYVLAVEKLLGVEIPERAEYIRVICAELQRIASHLLWLGTHAMDIGAVTVFLYCFREREDILDLFEMLSGARLTYNYIHIGGVAADLPDGFVEKAKKFLDTFPAHIDEYEQLLSKNRMWLDRTVDIGVISGEDAIDLGLSGPSLRGSGVKWDVRKAEPYSIYDRFDFKVPIGSKGDTYDRYIVRLEEMRQSVKIVKDALSQIPDGEIMAKVPRIIKPPEGEVYRSIEAPKGELGFYIVSDGSDKPYRVKIRPPSFVNLESFKKMVQGHLVADVIAIIGTLDIVLGEVDR from the coding sequence ATGCCTGAAAAAATAAAAAACAGCGAGAGCGAAGATTTCAAGACTGAAGAAATTATAGTAAATATGGGTCCTCAGCATCCCAGCACCCACGGTGTGTTGCGGCTCATATTAACTCTCGACGGCGAAGTCGTGAAAGACTGCGAGGTTGTTATCGGCTATCTTCATCGCGGTGTAGAAAAACTTTGTGAACAAAGGGATTACAGACAGAATATTGTATATACCGACCGCTTGGATTATGTTGCCTCTATGAGCAACAATCTTGCCTATGTGCTTGCCGTTGAGAAGCTATTGGGCGTAGAAATCCCTGAGAGAGCAGAATATATCCGTGTAATTTGCGCAGAGCTTCAGAGGATTGCAAGCCATCTGCTTTGGCTTGGCACTCATGCAATGGATATAGGTGCTGTTACAGTTTTCCTCTACTGTTTTAGAGAGAGGGAAGATATTTTAGATTTATTTGAAATGCTGAGCGGCGCCCGTCTTACATACAATTATATTCATATTGGCGGAGTTGCGGCAGATTTGCCTGATGGATTCGTAGAAAAGGCAAAAAAATTTCTTGATACCTTCCCGGCGCATATTGATGAATATGAACAGCTTTTGAGCAAGAATAGAATGTGGCTCGACCGCACAGTTGATATAGGTGTTATCTCAGGAGAAGACGCAATCGATTTGGGATTGAGCGGACCAAGTTTGAGGGGCTCGGGAGTGAAATGGGATGTGCGAAAAGCTGAACCATATTCGATCTACGATAGATTTGATTTCAAGGTTCCCATAGGTTCAAAAGGCGATACATATGACAGATATATCGTGCGGCTTGAAGAGATGAGACAGAGCGTCAAGATTGTCAAAGATGCACTTTCGCAGATTCCTGATGGTGAGATAATGGCAAAGGTGCCAAGAATAATAAAACCTCCTGAGGGAGAAGTTTACCGCTCCATTGAGGCGCCAAAAGGCGAGCTTGGATTTTACATCGTAAGCGACGGCTCGGATAAGCCTTACAGAGTCAAGATAAGGCCTCCTTCATTTGTAAATCTTGAATCCTTCAAGAAAATGGTGCAGGGGCATCTTGTAGCTGATGTCATAGCCATAATAGGGACATTGG